Proteins co-encoded in one Ziziphus jujuba cultivar Dongzao chromosome 9, ASM3175591v1 genomic window:
- the LOC107427381 gene encoding V-type proton ATPase subunit B 2, translating to MGVSQNNHDLGDGTVEIGMEYRTVSGVAGPLVILDKVKGPTYQEIVNIRLGDGTTRRGQVLEVDGERAVVQVFEGTSGIDNKFTTVQFTGEVLKTPVSSDMLGRIFNGSGKPIDNGPPILPEAYLDISGSSINPSERTYPEEMIQTGISTIDVMNSIARGQKIPLFSAAGLPHNEIAAQICRQAGLVKRLKQTDNLLEGGEEDNFAIVFAAMGVNMETAQFFKRDFEENGSMERVTLFLNLANDPTIERIITPRIALTTAEYLAYECGKHVLVILTDMSSYADALREVSAAREEVPGRRGYPGYMYTDLATIYERAGRIEGRKGSITQIPILTMPNDDITHPTPDLTGYITEGQIYIDRQLYNRQIYPPINVLPSLSRLMKSAIGEGMTRRDHSDVSNQLYANYAIGKDVQAMKAVVGEEALSSEDLLYLEFLDKFERKFVAQGAYDTRNIFQSLDLAWTLLRIFPRELLHRIPAKTLDQYYSRDATN from the exons ATGGGTGTTTCTCAAAACAACCATGATTTGGGGGATGGAACTGTGGAGATCGGCATGG AGTATCGAACTGTATCTGGAGTTGCTGGACCATTGGTTATCCTTGATAAAGTTAAG GGACCTACGTATCAGGAGATTGTTAATATCCGTTTGGGAGATGGCACTACTCGACGTGGTCAGGTTCTAGAAGTTGATGGGGAGAGAGCTGTTGTTCAG GTTTTCGAAGGAACGTCTGGAATCGACAACAAGTTTACTACCGTGCAATTTACAGGAGAG GTTTTGAAAACTCCCGTCTCTTCGGACATGCTTGGACGTATTTTTAATGGTTCTGGAAAACCCATTGATAATGGCCCCCCTATTTTACCTGAGGCTTACTTGGATATATCTG GGAGTTCTATCAACCCTAGTGAGAGAACATATCCTGAAGAGATGATACAGACAGGGATATCTACGATTGATGTCATGAATTCGATTGCTAGAGGACAAAAGATCCCACTTTTTTCTGCTGCTGGTCTTCCCCATAATGAGATTGCTGCTCAGATATGTCGTCAAGCTGGTTTGGTCAAGCGACTGAAGCAAACTGATAATCTTCTTGAG GGTGGGGAAGAAGACAACTTTGCTATTGTGTTCGCAGCCATGGGTGTAAATATGGAGACTGCACAATTTTTCAAACGTGATTTTGAGGAAAATGGCTCAATGGAGAGAGTGACCCTCTTTCTAAATTTG GCAAATGATCCTACAATTGAACGTATTATCACTCCACGTATTGCACTTACAACTGCTGAATATTTGGCATACGAGTGCGGAAAGCATGTCCTTGTCATCCTTACTGATATGAGTTCTTATGCTGATGCTCTTCGTGAG GTATCTGCTGCTAGAGAAGAAGTACCTGGAAGGCGTGGGTATCCTGGGTATATGTATACTGATCTTGCAACAATCTACGAGCGTGCAGGACGAATTGAGGGGCGAAAAGGCTCCATCACACAAATCCCAATTTTGACTATGCCAAATGATG ATATTACACATCCGACTCCTGACCTTACTGGATATATTACTGAGGGACAGATATATATTGACAGGCAACTCTACAACAGACAG ATATACCCTCCAATCAATGTCCTCCCATCCCTGTCTCGACTGATGAAG AGTGCTATCGGTGAGGGGATGACCCGTAGGGATCATTCTGATGTATCCAACCAG CTATATGCAAATTATGCAATTGGGAAGGATGTTCAGGCAATGAAAGCTGTGGTCGGAGAAGAAGCACTTTCTTCTGAGGACTTG CTATATCTGGAGTTCTTGGACAAATTCGAGAGGAAGTTTGTGGCACAAGGAGCCTATGATACACGTAATATTTTCCAGTCACTTGATTTAGCTTGGACACTGCTTCGCATCTTCCCCCGTGAGCTTCTCCACCGTATACCTGCAAAGACCCTTGACCAGTACTACAGCCGGGATGCAACTAATTAA
- the LOC107427368 gene encoding uncharacterized protein LOC107427368 isoform X1, with the protein MISNTQLQLHAPKNKIIIIKSCEHCLLVLPCCQKSCKAKSKVAITEFGSRNKTMSFACWSVALTLPPTTQFFSSSRYRSGFWCRAEGLADHANGGPVIKKKKVVVVGSGWAGLGAAHHLCKQGFDVTVLEGGDDFGGLDDVGIRGYGYPYKNIFSLVDELGIKPFTNWTKSAQYSEEGLQVEFPIFQDQPQLPAPLGSLLYTQLVQLPLVDKLTLLPLVIAAIDFDNTDTAWRKYDSITARELFKQFSCSERLYKNVIGPLLQVGLFAPGEQCSAAAVLGVLNYIFAHQKDFDLVWCRGTAREVIFTPWMDSLRAKGCKFLEGGRVTDFFINNDTGNVSEVISNRETHNADAVILAVGISTLQDLVKNSAVLSTREEFLKVLNLGSIDVLTIKLWLDRQVNIPTASNACSGFDDSFGWTFFHLNAIHDEYKDNPVTVLQADFYHASEFLPQNDEQLVTKVICYLTKCIKDFENAVVMDREIKKYPKSLTHFFPGSYKNMVRGSTSFPNLFMAGDWIINRHGSWSQEKSYITGLEAANRVVDYLEQGSFAKIIPVEGDEPHIQTLRSLNRSFNELRAQLPLSDYFL; encoded by the exons ATGATCTCCAATACTCAACTGCAGCTGCATgcgccaaaaaacaaaataataataataaaatcttgtGAACATTGTCTACTGGTTCTTCCTTGCTGTCAGAAGTCCTGCAAAGCAAAATCCAAAGTGGCCATTACAGAATTCGGTAGCCGGAATAAAACGATGTCGTTTGCTTGTTGGAGTGTCGCACTGACACTCCCACCCACCACACAGTTCTTCTCCTCTTCCAGATATAGAAGTGGGTTTTGGTGCAGAGCTGAAGGTCTAGCAGACCATGCCAATGGAGGTCCCGTCatcaagaagaagaaggttgTCGTTGTTGGCTCTGGCTGGGCTGGTCTTGGTGCAGCTCATCATCTCTGTAAGCAG GGTTTCGATGTCACGGTTCTTGAAGGCGGTGATGATTTTGGTGGCCTGGACGACGTGGGTATCCGTG GTTATGGTTATCCCTACAAGAATATTTTTAGCCTTGTAGATGAGTTGGGTATCAAACCCTTCACGAACTGGACAAAATCTGCACAATATTCTGAAGAAGGATTGCAG GTTGAGTTTCCAATATTCCAAGACCAGCCTCAATTGCCTGCTCCATTGGGCTCCTTACTTTATACACAA CTTGTTCAGCTCCCATTGGTGGATAAACTAACATTACTTCCTTTAGTGATTGCAG CAATTGACTTCGACAACACAGATACAGCTTGGAGAAAGTATGATTCAA TTACTGCAAGGGAGCTTTTCAAGCAATTTAGCTGCTCGGAGAGGCTTTATAAGAATGTCATTGGCCCATTGCTTCAAGTGGGTCTGTTTGCTCCAGGAGAACAATGTAGTGCTGCTGCAGTTCTGGGAGTGCTAAACTACATCTTTGCTCACCAG AAGGATTTCGATTTGGTTTGGTGTCGTGGGACAGCTAGAGAAGTTATTTTCACACCATGGATGGACTCCCTGAGGGCTAAAGGTTGTAAATTTTTGGAGGGTGGAAGAGTAACGGATTTCTTCATCAACAATGATACTGGAAATGTTTCAGAAGTAATTTCTAATAGGGAAACTCATAATGCTGATGCCGTCATCTTAGCTGTTGGAATATCCACCCTTCAAGATCTTGTTAAGAATAG TGCAGTACTATCTACAAGAGAGGAGTTTCTCAAGGTTTTGAACTTGGGTAGCATTGATGTACTAACTATCAAACTTTGGCTCGATAGGCAG GTTAACATTCCAACTGCTAGCAATGCTTGCTCAGGATTTGACGATTCATTTGGATGGACTTTCTTCCATTTGAATGCAATTCATGATGAGTATAAAGATAATCCAGTTACAGTATTACAGGCTGATTTT TATCATGCCAGCGAGTTTTTGCCACAGAATGACGAGCAATTAGTCACAAAGGTGATATGTTACCTTACAAAGTGTATCAAGGACTTCGAGAATGCTGTTGTGATGGATAGGGAGattaaaaaatatccaaaatccTTGACTCACTTCTTTCCAG GTTCGTATAAGAACATGGTACGTGGATCAACATCATTTCCAAACTTATTCATGGCTGGAGACTGGATCATAAACCGACATGGTTCATGGTCACAG GAAAAATCATATATCACAGGACTTGAAGCTGCCAACCGGGTGGTCGACTATCTTGAACAAGGAAGCTTTGCTAAAATAATACCTGTTGAGGGAGATGAACCTCACATCCAAACACTTCGCAGCCTCAACAGAAGCTTTAATGAGCTTAGAGCTCAACTTCCGTTGTCTGATTATTTCCTTTAG
- the LOC107427368 gene encoding uncharacterized protein LOC107427368 isoform X2 yields the protein MISNTQLQLHAPKNKIIIIKSCEHCLLVLPCCQKSCKAKSKVAITEFGSRNKTMSFACWSVALTLPPTTQFFSSSRYRSGFWCRAEGLADHANGGPVIKKKKVVVVGSGWAGLGAAHHLCKQGFDVTVLEGGDDFGGLDDVGIRGYGYPYKNIFSLVDELGIKPFTNWTKSAQYSEEGLQVEFPIFQDQPQLPAPLGSLLYTQLVQLPLVDKLTLLPLVIADTAWRKYDSITARELFKQFSCSERLYKNVIGPLLQVGLFAPGEQCSAAAVLGVLNYIFAHQKDFDLVWCRGTAREVIFTPWMDSLRAKGCKFLEGGRVTDFFINNDTGNVSEVISNRETHNADAVILAVGISTLQDLVKNSAVLSTREEFLKVLNLGSIDVLTIKLWLDRQVNIPTASNACSGFDDSFGWTFFHLNAIHDEYKDNPVTVLQADFYHASEFLPQNDEQLVTKVICYLTKCIKDFENAVVMDREIKKYPKSLTHFFPGSYKNMVRGSTSFPNLFMAGDWIINRHGSWSQEKSYITGLEAANRVVDYLEQGSFAKIIPVEGDEPHIQTLRSLNRSFNELRAQLPLSDYFL from the exons ATGATCTCCAATACTCAACTGCAGCTGCATgcgccaaaaaacaaaataataataataaaatcttgtGAACATTGTCTACTGGTTCTTCCTTGCTGTCAGAAGTCCTGCAAAGCAAAATCCAAAGTGGCCATTACAGAATTCGGTAGCCGGAATAAAACGATGTCGTTTGCTTGTTGGAGTGTCGCACTGACACTCCCACCCACCACACAGTTCTTCTCCTCTTCCAGATATAGAAGTGGGTTTTGGTGCAGAGCTGAAGGTCTAGCAGACCATGCCAATGGAGGTCCCGTCatcaagaagaagaaggttgTCGTTGTTGGCTCTGGCTGGGCTGGTCTTGGTGCAGCTCATCATCTCTGTAAGCAG GGTTTCGATGTCACGGTTCTTGAAGGCGGTGATGATTTTGGTGGCCTGGACGACGTGGGTATCCGTG GTTATGGTTATCCCTACAAGAATATTTTTAGCCTTGTAGATGAGTTGGGTATCAAACCCTTCACGAACTGGACAAAATCTGCACAATATTCTGAAGAAGGATTGCAG GTTGAGTTTCCAATATTCCAAGACCAGCCTCAATTGCCTGCTCCATTGGGCTCCTTACTTTATACACAA CTTGTTCAGCTCCCATTGGTGGATAAACTAACATTACTTCCTTTAGTGATTGCAG ATACAGCTTGGAGAAAGTATGATTCAA TTACTGCAAGGGAGCTTTTCAAGCAATTTAGCTGCTCGGAGAGGCTTTATAAGAATGTCATTGGCCCATTGCTTCAAGTGGGTCTGTTTGCTCCAGGAGAACAATGTAGTGCTGCTGCAGTTCTGGGAGTGCTAAACTACATCTTTGCTCACCAG AAGGATTTCGATTTGGTTTGGTGTCGTGGGACAGCTAGAGAAGTTATTTTCACACCATGGATGGACTCCCTGAGGGCTAAAGGTTGTAAATTTTTGGAGGGTGGAAGAGTAACGGATTTCTTCATCAACAATGATACTGGAAATGTTTCAGAAGTAATTTCTAATAGGGAAACTCATAATGCTGATGCCGTCATCTTAGCTGTTGGAATATCCACCCTTCAAGATCTTGTTAAGAATAG TGCAGTACTATCTACAAGAGAGGAGTTTCTCAAGGTTTTGAACTTGGGTAGCATTGATGTACTAACTATCAAACTTTGGCTCGATAGGCAG GTTAACATTCCAACTGCTAGCAATGCTTGCTCAGGATTTGACGATTCATTTGGATGGACTTTCTTCCATTTGAATGCAATTCATGATGAGTATAAAGATAATCCAGTTACAGTATTACAGGCTGATTTT TATCATGCCAGCGAGTTTTTGCCACAGAATGACGAGCAATTAGTCACAAAGGTGATATGTTACCTTACAAAGTGTATCAAGGACTTCGAGAATGCTGTTGTGATGGATAGGGAGattaaaaaatatccaaaatccTTGACTCACTTCTTTCCAG GTTCGTATAAGAACATGGTACGTGGATCAACATCATTTCCAAACTTATTCATGGCTGGAGACTGGATCATAAACCGACATGGTTCATGGTCACAG GAAAAATCATATATCACAGGACTTGAAGCTGCCAACCGGGTGGTCGACTATCTTGAACAAGGAAGCTTTGCTAAAATAATACCTGTTGAGGGAGATGAACCTCACATCCAAACACTTCGCAGCCTCAACAGAAGCTTTAATGAGCTTAGAGCTCAACTTCCGTTGTCTGATTATTTCCTTTAG